The Geomonas ferrireducens DNA segment GGATACTGGGAGGGCTTATCGGCAGTCTCGGCCTTCTGGTGCTTCGGGACCAGTTCGACGGCTCGGTGAAGGAACTCTCCTTCGTGAAGGCCTTGGGGGTACCGGTCCTCGCCGTCGTCCCGAGGATGGTCGATGCGCAGCAGGCGATAACGCTGCGCAGAAGGACGCACCGCATCTTCGCGGTTGCAGCGGTGTATTTCCTGCTCCTGCTGGTGTTCCCGGTCATGGAGCTTCTGCAACTGCCGTACATGGACAGGCTTTTGGACCACCTGACCCCGATAAGCCAGGGGCTGTGGGGGATGCTGCACTAGCGACAACGAACCGGCCGCGTCCCGACACGGGAGCGGGGAGAGCGGCAGCGAGGATATTATGAGCAGAATTGAGATGGCGATGGAAAAGGCGGCACGGCTCAGAGAGGAAGGGGCTCCCCGCGAGGCGGCAGAGGGGAGCGGCACCACGGAGGTCGCGACGGCGGCGCCGCCGGGGAATGCGACGCGCGTCGCCACGGCGCCGCCGACAGTTCCGCCGGAGCGGGTGCTGATGCCCAGGCACCCCTTCCTGGTCAACCTCCTCGACCCGCACTCACCGGCTGCCGAGGAGTACCGAAAGCTTAAGTCGGTCCTCGTGAAGCTCACCGACGGGGACCGGTTCAAAAACGCGGTCATGGTGACGAGCTCGGTCCCCGGGGAAGGCAAAAGCCTCACGGCTCTCAACCTTGCAGCGAGCCTAGCCCAGGGGCTCGACCACACCGTCCTTCTGGTCGACGCGGACCTGCGCCGCCCGTCCCTGCACAAATACCTGGAGATAGAGCAGGGGCCGGGGCTCGCCGACATCCTCTCGGGTAAGGCCGAGATCCCTGACACCATCGTGCAGACCGGTCTCGGGAAACTCTCGCTGATCCGTTCGGGAAGCCATGTGGAGAACCCGGTGGAGCTTTTCTCCTCACAGAAGATGCGCGCCCTCGTGGACGAGCTGAAAAACCGCTACCCGGATCGCTACATCATCTTCGATACCCCTCCCTTGCTCCCCTTTGCCGAAAGCCGCGCCCTCGCCAATATCGTGGACGGTGTGTTGTTCGTCGTCATGGAGCGTCTCGCCAGCGAGAGCGAGGTGCTGGAGGCTTACGAGTCGGTGAAGGGGCCGGGGCTTTTGGGGGTGGTGTATAACGCGGCGTGCGAGGCCGGACACGACGAGCGCTACGCCTACTACAAGCACTACGAGGGGCAGGGCCAGTAGGTCAGGGAGCGGTTATGTACGAGGAATTCTTCAGTTTCACCAGAAAGCCTTTCGAGCTCGTGCCGGACCCGGACTTCATCTTCCTCTCCCGGTCGCACAAAAAGGCGGTCACCTACCTCGATTACGGCATCAGGGAGCGGGCCGGGTTCCTTCTTCTGACCGGCGACGTGGGAAGCGGCAAGACCACCCTGATCAGGGACCTGATCGGCAAGAAGTACGAGCGGGTGGTGCTTGCCAAGGTGTTCAACACGCGCGTCAGCGTCGAGCAGCTCCTCGCCATGATAAACGACGACTTCGGCCTCGACGTCTCGGGCAAGGACAAGGTGGCCCTGATCCGGGACCTGAACGACTTCCTGCTGGAGCAGTACGCGAAGGGGAACGCGCCGATCCTCGTCATCGACGAGGCGCAGAACCTGGATGCTGAGCTCCTGGAGGAGGTGCGTCTGCTCTCAAACCTCGAGAGCTCGCACAACAAACTTCTGCAAATCGTCCTCGTGGGGCAGCCCGAACTGCGCGACACCATGGCGGGGCCCGAACTCATGCAGCTGCGCCAAAGGATCAGCGTGAGCTGCCACCTGACCGCGCTCTCGCGCGACGAGACCACCGCCTACATCATGCATCGGATGGAGGTCGCGGGGAACCGGGAGGCCGTCGTCTTCACCGAGGAGGCGCTCGACCTGGTCCACGGCTTCAGCCGCGGCATTCCGAGGCTCGTGAACATCATCTGCGACTTCCTGCTGCTTGCGGCCTTCGCCGACGAGGTGCGCACCGTGACCGCCGCGATGACGCACGAGGTGGCCGACGATCTCGATTTCGAGCGCACCTATTGGGGAGTGGGGTTCCCCGCTCCGGTTGGTGCGCCAGACCCCGTGAACGAGGCCGGTGGCGAGACGCTCGCGCGGGTCGAGGGGCGCCTGGAGGTTATCGAGGAGGACCTGGGTGAGCGCCTACCCAGGGCCTTGAAGAGCTTCGAGGAAGCGATGCAGCGGATGCATGGGGAGTTTTCGAGGCGCATCGAGAGTAACGAGAAGAAGGTTACCGGCATCGCGGAGCAGTTGGAGACGGTCTCCTACGCCATCGAGAGCCTGGTCCTCTCCTCCGCGGGGCGTCCAGCCGCCGCGAGCTTCGCGCGCCGACTGATGGACGGAGTCAGCAATATCGGGGTGAAAAAATGACAGGGACCTTTCCGACGCGCCGCACCGCGGCGACCTTTTTCGCCGCATCAGTTCTGGCAGCCTCCCCGGCCCTGGCTGCCGATTTCAAGGTAAACCCATCGCTTTCTCTCAGCGAGGAGTACAACGACAACCTGTTCCAGACCGCCCAACGGGAGAAGACGGATTTCGTGACCCGCGTGCAGCCGACCATCGCGCTCTCGGCCGAGGGGGGGGGCTTCACTACCAGTCTCTCCTACGGCGTCGACTACCGCTATTTCGCGAAGAACAGCCGCAGCTACCAGTTGGATCACCGCGCCGCCATGCTGGGTAACCTCCGCTTCTTCGACGACTTCTTCCACGTGGACCTCTCCGACACCTACAGCCGGGTCTCCTCCGAGTTGGCGCGTGACCTGACCGGCGAAAGCCTTGTCGTCAACCAGACGCTGCAGAACAACGCCATCGTCTCGCCTTTTTTAACCTGGCATCTTTCCGGCAGTTCCACATTGAAAACCGGTTACCGTTACCGCGACACCCGCTACTGGGGAGGCGACGGGGTCGACAAGAGGGAGCACGACGGTTATGCCGAATTGAGCCACGAGATAAGTTCCGGGCTTGTTCTTTCCGCCGGTTACACCTTCGCCCGGATCATCTCCGATGCCGATGGTCTCGACCGTCACGAGGCCTTCGCCGGGCTCAAATACGACTTCGGCACCGGGAATTTCCTGTACGCCAAGGGAGGCTACGACTGGCAGTCCTTCGATAGCGGCCTGAAAACGAGCGACCCCTTCTGGGACCTCGGGGCCAGCCGGGATTTCGGCCTTCTGGTTGCCGCTATCGGGACCAAGGTGCAGTACACCGAGGACCCGCAGACGCTTTCCACCAGAAACATAAACCACTACGCCACCTTAAGCCGCAACTTCCCGCGCGGTTTCGCGAGTTTCACCGCCTCCTGGTCGAAATACGAGAAGGAGCAGCAGGTGCCGCGCGACGTCGAGAGGAAGGTCTTTTTCGGCCTTACCGGACGATACGAGCTCAGTTCCGGCCTGACGGCGAACCTGAACCTCTCCGGGGACCGCCTAGACAGCACGCTTCCCAGGGATTATCCCTACCACCTGACCGCCGGAGCCGGGTTTGATTACGCCATGAGCACCAATGTCGTGCTCGCGGCGAACTACACGCACATAAGCTACCGCGACAACCTTGACAGCGCTGCAGGTTCCGTCGAGGTGAACCGCGCCATAGTAGAGATGAGGATTACTAGGTGACCATGCTGAACGCGCTCACCGTAGACGTCGAGGATTATTTCCAGGTTTCGGCCTTCGAGCGCTACGTGGACCGCGAGAAGTGGGACGAATATCCGTTGCGGGTGGAAGCGAACACGCGTCGGGTGCTGGATCTTTTCGACTCCTTCGGCGTCAAGGGAACCTTCTTCGTCCTCGGCTGGGTGGCAAAGCGCTGCCCCGCCCTGGTGCGCGAGATCGGTGCGCGGGGGCACGAGATCGCCTGCCACGGCTACGGACACCAGTTGGTCTACCGCCTGGGTAAGGAAAAGTTTCGCGAGGACGTGCGCGGCGCCAAGGCGCTTTTGGAAGACGTGACCGGCAACCGGGTGGCTGGTTACCGTGCCCCGAGTTATTCGATCACGAGGCAGTCACTTTGGGCCCTCGACGTCCTCGTCGAGGAGGGGTTCGAGTTCGACTCGAGCATCTTCCCGGTCTACCACGACATCTACGGTCTTCCCGGCGCGCCGCGATTCCCGCACCTGATCCGGCGCGCCGGCGGAGTGATCAGGGAGTTCCCGCTGAGCACCTACCCGTTGCGGGTGGCAGGGCACCAGTACCTCCTTCCGGTTGCGGGGGGAGGGTACCTGAGGCTCTTCCCCGTCTCCTTCCTTCGGCGCTGCATAGAGGCGATCAACGACAGGGAAGGAGAGCCCGCGGTGCTTTACTTTCATCCCTGGGAGACGGACCCGGGGCAGCCGCGTATCCGGGCCGGGCTCAAGTCCCGCTTCAGGCACTACCTGAACCTGGACAAGACCGAAGGGAAGCTGAGGACGCTGCTTTCCGGCGTCCGC contains these protein-coding regions:
- a CDS encoding XrtA-associated tyrosine autokinase, which translates into the protein MSRIEMAMEKAARLREEGAPREAAEGSGTTEVATAAPPGNATRVATAPPTVPPERVLMPRHPFLVNLLDPHSPAAEEYRKLKSVLVKLTDGDRFKNAVMVTSSVPGEGKSLTALNLAASLAQGLDHTVLLVDADLRRPSLHKYLEIEQGPGLADILSGKAEIPDTIVQTGLGKLSLIRSGSHVENPVELFSSQKMRALVDELKNRYPDRYIIFDTPPLLPFAESRALANIVDGVLFVVMERLASESEVLEAYESVKGPGLLGVVYNAACEAGHDERYAYYKHYEGQGQ
- a CDS encoding XrtA/PEP-CTERM system-associated ATPase — its product is MYEEFFSFTRKPFELVPDPDFIFLSRSHKKAVTYLDYGIRERAGFLLLTGDVGSGKTTLIRDLIGKKYERVVLAKVFNTRVSVEQLLAMINDDFGLDVSGKDKVALIRDLNDFLLEQYAKGNAPILVIDEAQNLDAELLEEVRLLSNLESSHNKLLQIVLVGQPELRDTMAGPELMQLRQRISVSCHLTALSRDETTAYIMHRMEVAGNREAVVFTEEALDLVHGFSRGIPRLVNIICDFLLLAAFADEVRTVTAAMTHEVADDLDFERTYWGVGFPAPVGAPDPVNEAGGETLARVEGRLEVIEEDLGERLPRALKSFEEAMQRMHGEFSRRIESNEKKVTGIAEQLETVSYAIESLVLSSAGRPAAASFARRLMDGVSNIGVKK
- a CDS encoding TIGR03016 family PEP-CTERM system-associated outer membrane protein, whose translation is MTGTFPTRRTAATFFAASVLAASPALAADFKVNPSLSLSEEYNDNLFQTAQREKTDFVTRVQPTIALSAEGGGFTTSLSYGVDYRYFAKNSRSYQLDHRAAMLGNLRFFDDFFHVDLSDTYSRVSSELARDLTGESLVVNQTLQNNAIVSPFLTWHLSGSSTLKTGYRYRDTRYWGGDGVDKREHDGYAELSHEISSGLVLSAGYTFARIISDADGLDRHEAFAGLKYDFGTGNFLYAKGGYDWQSFDSGLKTSDPFWDLGASRDFGLLVAAIGTKVQYTEDPQTLSTRNINHYATLSRNFPRGFASFTASWSKYEKEQQVPRDVERKVFFGLTGRYELSSGLTANLNLSGDRLDSTLPRDYPYHLTAGAGFDYAMSTNVVLAANYTHISYRDNLDSAAGSVEVNRAIVEMRITR
- a CDS encoding XrtA system polysaccharide deacetylase, giving the protein MLNALTVDVEDYFQVSAFERYVDREKWDEYPLRVEANTRRVLDLFDSFGVKGTFFVLGWVAKRCPALVREIGARGHEIACHGYGHQLVYRLGKEKFREDVRGAKALLEDVTGNRVAGYRAPSYSITRQSLWALDVLVEEGFEFDSSIFPVYHDIYGLPGAPRFPHLIRRAGGVIREFPLSTYPLRVAGHQYLLPVAGGGYLRLFPVSFLRRCIEAINDREGEPAVLYFHPWETDPGQPRIRAGLKSRFRHYLNLDKTEGKLRTLLSGVRFGTMSEVFAGRGEGLPGAPDGVYS